In a genomic window of Nodosilinea sp. E11:
- a CDS encoding carbonic anhydrase, producing MEKLLQGLREFQENYIPDHKELIKQLAKGQHPRVLFIGCSDSRVDPTIITQSEIGDLFIIRNAGNIIPPYEATNGGEGATIEYAMEALDIRQVIVCGHTQCGAMKGLLQIGELEEKMPLVYHWLHHTEATRKLVEDHYGHLGKKEKLDMLVAQNVLTQIDNLQTYPSVRSKLHAGNLDIHGWIYQLETAQLLAYDEETETFVPPHSKIYADIEDAKSMKPGGLSLKSDNDGKAGGHGGARPEFSEPVQPYWPGANRLSPEQAARLYRGAGV from the coding sequence ATGGAAAAGCTGCTGCAAGGCCTGCGTGAGTTTCAGGAAAACTATATTCCCGACCACAAGGAGCTGATCAAGCAGTTGGCCAAGGGGCAACACCCCAGGGTGCTGTTTATCGGCTGCTCTGACTCGCGGGTAGACCCCACGATTATTACCCAGTCAGAGATTGGCGACCTGTTTATTATTCGCAATGCGGGCAACATTATTCCGCCCTACGAGGCGACCAACGGTGGCGAAGGGGCAACCATTGAGTACGCCATGGAGGCGCTAGATATTCGCCAGGTGATTGTCTGCGGCCACACCCAATGCGGAGCCATGAAGGGGTTGCTACAGATCGGCGAACTGGAAGAAAAAATGCCCCTGGTCTACCACTGGCTGCATCACACCGAGGCCACCCGCAAGCTGGTGGAAGACCACTACGGCCACCTCGGCAAAAAAGAAAAGCTCGACATGCTGGTAGCGCAGAACGTGCTCACCCAGATCGACAATCTGCAAACCTATCCTTCGGTGCGTTCTAAGCTGCACGCGGGCAACCTCGACATCCACGGCTGGATCTACCAGCTCGAAACCGCCCAACTGCTGGCCTACGACGAAGAAACCGAGACATTTGTACCGCCCCACAGCAAAATCTACGCCGATATTGAAGATGCGAAGTCTATGAAGCCCGGCGGGCTGTCGCTCAAGTCTGACAACGATGGTAAGGCTGGTGGCCATGGGGGGGCCAGACCCGAATTTTCGGAGCCGGTGCAGCCCTACTGGCCGGGAGCTAATCGTCTCAGCCCTGAGCAGGCCGCGCGGCTTTATCGAGGAGCCGGGGTGTAG
- a CDS encoding peptidase domain-containing ABC transporter codes for MTQTSLSIQQTLQSLAPFDRLPAEALQQLLQTAQPLRYRVGQPLLRREVLTQQVIVLLEGQARLLGYDPRTEQPITLHRFDQGEMLGVISLIRGVSCETVIASSEVLALTLPSYKFLSLLSDYPEFGGAVRDRPYAIEAFDLVAKHAKVHALDMGDLKAKAQIVCDASAIVTLPTGPCDLASLDRTFIWVLSGGTVLNVPVGSTLALDRSVEVLSPQGARVLGMTPAVLAETMPKPAIAQSDALALPVAVLDVNNIPYATEADLAPRAQDVAAAGKSPSRSYPFARGRGEVDGALACFDMLSQQFSMPFRKDMIRRILANQHERMGQLSLPICGSVSEMMGLKTQLVRVPVGAFGRLHTPCLIRWQESFAVVYETNEKAYVLGDPEVGIIRRTPESFAEVWGESGEVLLLEPTRETPQQKFGLQWFWPSIQKYRWVLVEVFVASFFVQLFGLANPLMVQIIIDKVIVQNSIDTLQVLGVFLVIVAVFEAVLTSLRTYLFVDTTNRIDMALGSEIIDHLFRLPLRYFDKRPVGELSSRINELENIRSFLTGTALTVVLDAVFSVVYIVVMFIYSWLLTLVALATIPLFVLVTMLAAPIVRKQLRVKAERNAATQSLLVESLSGIQTVKAQNIELRTRWQWQERYAEYVSAGFNTVLTSTTANSASNFLNKLSALLVLWVGAYLVLQGQLTLGQLIAFRIISGYVTAPILRLAQLWQNFQETALSLERLSDIIDHPQETDADDANQIPMPEIKGQVTFENVAFRFAPSGPLQLANVNLDFPPGIFVGVVGQSGSGKSTLMKLLPRLYELESGRILIDQYDISKVELHSLRRQIGIVPQDSLLFEGTMQENISLTNPDAEASVVIEAAKIACCHDFIMDLPLGYNTRVGERGSNLSGGQRQRVAIARTILQNPRLLILDEATSALDYDTEHQVSMNLKAWAAGRTVFFITHRLNTIQQADQILVMDQGSAVELGTHAELMELQGRYYTLYQQQLSGV; via the coding sequence ATGACCCAAACCTCTCTTTCTATTCAGCAAACGCTGCAATCCCTGGCACCCTTTGATCGGCTGCCTGCTGAGGCCTTGCAACAGCTACTGCAAACGGCCCAGCCGCTACGGTACCGGGTGGGACAACCGCTGCTGCGGCGCGAGGTGCTCACCCAGCAGGTGATTGTGCTGTTAGAGGGGCAAGCCCGGCTGTTGGGCTACGATCCACGCACCGAGCAGCCGATTACCCTGCACCGCTTTGATCAAGGCGAAATGCTCGGGGTGATCAGCCTAATTCGGGGGGTATCCTGTGAAACGGTGATTGCGTCGAGCGAGGTGCTGGCCTTAACGCTGCCCTCCTACAAGTTTTTGAGTTTGCTCAGTGACTATCCAGAGTTTGGGGGGGCGGTGCGCGATCGCCCCTATGCGATCGAGGCCTTTGACCTGGTGGCTAAGCATGCTAAGGTCCATGCCCTCGACATGGGCGATCTCAAGGCCAAGGCCCAAATAGTCTGTGACGCCTCGGCGATCGTCACTCTGCCTACTGGCCCCTGTGATCTAGCCTCGCTCGATCGCACGTTTATCTGGGTGCTCAGCGGCGGCACAGTGCTGAATGTGCCCGTGGGGTCAACCCTGGCGCTCGATCGCTCTGTGGAAGTGCTCAGCCCTCAGGGGGCAAGGGTGCTGGGTATGACTCCAGCGGTCTTGGCGGAGACCATGCCCAAACCGGCGATCGCCCAAAGCGATGCCCTAGCCCTGCCCGTAGCTGTGCTCGACGTCAACAACATTCCCTACGCCACCGAGGCCGATCTAGCCCCTCGCGCTCAAGACGTCGCAGCCGCAGGAAAATCGCCCAGCCGCAGCTACCCCTTTGCCCGAGGGCGGGGCGAGGTCGACGGTGCCCTGGCCTGCTTCGATATGCTCAGCCAGCAGTTTTCCATGCCCTTCCGCAAAGACATGATTCGCCGCATTTTGGCCAATCAGCACGAGCGCATGGGCCAGCTATCGCTACCCATCTGCGGCTCAGTAAGCGAAATGATGGGCCTTAAAACCCAGCTAGTGCGGGTTCCTGTCGGAGCCTTTGGTCGCCTCCACACCCCCTGTCTGATTCGCTGGCAGGAAAGCTTTGCGGTGGTCTACGAAACCAACGAGAAGGCCTACGTGCTGGGCGACCCTGAGGTGGGCATCATTCGCCGTACCCCCGAGAGCTTTGCCGAAGTTTGGGGTGAGAGCGGCGAGGTACTACTGCTTGAACCAACCCGCGAAACGCCCCAACAGAAGTTTGGCCTCCAGTGGTTCTGGCCCTCCATTCAAAAGTACCGCTGGGTACTGGTCGAGGTATTTGTCGCCTCGTTTTTTGTGCAACTGTTTGGCTTAGCTAACCCGCTGATGGTGCAGATCATCATTGACAAGGTGATCGTGCAAAACAGCATCGACACCCTGCAAGTGCTGGGCGTTTTCTTAGTCATTGTGGCGGTGTTTGAGGCGGTGCTGACCAGCCTGCGCACCTACCTGTTTGTCGACACCACCAACCGCATCGATATGGCCCTGGGGTCAGAAATTATCGATCACCTGTTTCGCCTACCCTTGCGCTACTTCGATAAACGCCCCGTAGGCGAACTCTCCAGCCGCATCAATGAGCTAGAGAATATCCGCTCTTTTCTCACCGGCACCGCCCTGACCGTGGTACTCGACGCGGTGTTTTCGGTGGTGTACATCGTCGTAATGTTCATCTACAGCTGGCTACTCACCCTGGTCGCCCTAGCCACGATTCCGCTGTTTGTGTTGGTGACCATGCTGGCGGCCCCCATTGTGCGCAAACAACTGCGGGTGAAAGCTGAGCGCAATGCTGCCACCCAGTCGCTCTTGGTCGAGTCGCTATCGGGCATTCAAACCGTCAAGGCGCAAAACATTGAGCTGCGCACCCGCTGGCAATGGCAGGAGCGCTACGCCGAGTACGTCAGTGCCGGGTTTAATACGGTGCTGACCTCCACCACCGCTAACTCGGCCAGCAACTTTCTCAACAAGCTCTCGGCGCTGCTGGTGCTGTGGGTCGGGGCCTACCTGGTGCTCCAAGGGCAGCTCACTCTGGGGCAGCTAATCGCCTTTCGGATTATTTCGGGCTATGTGACCGCGCCAATTTTGCGCCTGGCCCAGCTGTGGCAAAACTTTCAAGAAACGGCCCTGTCGCTGGAGCGGCTGTCAGATATCATCGACCATCCCCAAGAGACCGACGCCGACGATGCCAACCAAATCCCCATGCCCGAGATTAAAGGCCAGGTCACCTTTGAAAATGTGGCCTTTCGCTTTGCCCCCTCTGGCCCCTTGCAGCTGGCCAACGTCAATCTAGACTTTCCGCCGGGGATATTCGTTGGTGTAGTCGGCCAGAGCGGTTCGGGTAAGAGCACCCTGATGAAACTGCTGCCTCGACTTTACGAGCTAGAGTCGGGCCGAATTTTGATTGACCAATACGACATCAGCAAAGTAGAACTGCACTCGCTGCGGCGGCAGATCGGCATTGTGCCCCAGGACAGCCTGTTGTTTGAGGGCACCATGCAGGAGAATATCTCCCTCACCAATCCTGACGCCGAGGCCAGCGTAGTAATTGAGGCAGCCAAAATTGCCTGCTGCCACGACTTCATTATGGATTTGCCCCTGGGCTACAACACCCGCGTCGGCGAGCGGGGCTCAAATCTGTCGGGGGGGCAGCGGCAGCGAGTAGCGATCGCCCGCACCATTCTGCAAAACCCGCGCCTGCTGATTCTTGACGAGGCCACCAGCGCCCTCGACTACGACACCGAGCACCAGGTCTCGATGAACCTTAAAGCCTGGGCGGCGGGCCGCACGGTATTTTTTATCACTCACCGGCTCAACACCATTCAACAGGCCGACCAGATTTTGGTAATGGATCAGGGCTCAGCAGTAGAGCTAGGCACCCACGCCGAATTGATGGAATTGCAGGGGCGCTACTACACCCTCTACCAACAACAGCTCAGCGGCGTTTAG